One Monomorium pharaonis isolate MP-MQ-018 chromosome 4, ASM1337386v2, whole genome shotgun sequence DNA segment encodes these proteins:
- the LOC105838644 gene encoding fumarylacetoacetase — protein sequence MKSFINYSASCDFPIENLPYGVFSTKDKPEKRIGVAIGDEILNLSAIANYFNGPLLQSKQDVFRRDSLNDFMSLGRPAWLEARAKLQDLLSASNHTLQDPEIRSRIFVAQKDAIMHLPAKIGDYTDFYSSINHATNIGIMFRGKENPLMPNWKYLPVGYHGRASSVVVSGTPIRRPCGQTCPVEGAAPVFGRSLLMDFELEVAFFIGGPPTNVGDTVPASKAYDHIFGMVLMNDWSARDIQKWEYVPLGPFGAKNFGTTISPWIVTMEALEPFKVPNMVQDPKPFPYLQHDESCNFDIKLEVDLKAPSGVITTISRSNFKYMYWTPRQQLAHHTVTGCNINPGDLMASGTISGNTPDSYGCMLELSWKGTHAIPLKDGTTRKFLQDGDEVTIRGYCVGDGYQVGFGSSTGKLLPANTN from the exons ATGAAATCTTTCATCAATTACTCAGCATCTTGTGACTTTCCGATCGAAAATTTACCATACGGTGTCTTCTCTACGAAAGACAAG ccaGAGAAAAGAATTGGAGTAGCAATTGGTGacgaaattttaaacttaagtGCTATCGCAAATTACTTCAATGGACCACTGTTACAAAGTAAGCAGGATGTGTTTCGTCGTGATTCTCTCAACGATTTTATGTCTCTTGGAAGACCAGCATGGCTAGAAGCAAGAGCAAAACTTCAAGATCTGCTTTCTGCTAGTAATCATACTTTGCAAGATCCAGAAATTCGCTCTAG aattttcgtTGCTCAGAAGGATGCCATAATGCATTTACCAGCAAAAATTGGCGATTATACTGATTTTTATTCATCAATAAACCATGCTACAAATATCGGCATTATGTTTCGTGGAAAAGAAAATCCATTGATGCCGAActg gaAATACTTGCCAGTCGGTTATCATGGAAGAGCAAGTTCCGTTGTTGTATCAGGCACACCCATCAGACGACCGTGTGGCCAAACATGTCCGGTTGAAGGTGCAGCACCTGTTTTTGGCCGCTCTTTATTAATGGATTTCGAGCTCGAAGTTGCTTTCTTCATTGGTGGTCCACCTACAAATGTCGGTGATACTGTTCCAGCTTCGAAGGCATATGATCACATCTTCGGGATGGTTTTAATGAACGATTGGAGtg CACGTGACATTCAAAAATGGGAATATGTTCCATTAGGACCATTCGGCGCGAAGAATTTTGGAACTACAATTTCTCCATGGATTGTTACAATGGAAGCTCTAGAGCCCTTTAAGGTACCAAATATGGTTCAAGATCCAAAACCATTTCCGTATTTGCAACATGACGAGTCgtgtaattttgatattaaattggaAGTTGATCTTAAAG CTCCAAGTGGTGTAATTACAACTATAAGCCGAAGTAATTTCAAATACATGTACTGGACTCCGCGACAACAATTAGCGCATCATACAGTTACCGGGTGCAACATTAATCCTGGCGATTTAATGGCTTCCGGGACTATAAGTGGAAAT actcCGGATTCTTATGGTTGTATGCTCGAGCTATCTTGGAAAGGTACACATGCTATTCCGTTAAAAGATGGTACTACAAGAAAATTCCTTCAGGATGGCGATGAGGTGACCATTCGCg GTTATTGCGTCGGCGATGGTTATCAAGTTGGATTTGGATCATCTACGGGTAAATTGTTACCTGCTAACACAAACTGA
- the LOC114254287 gene encoding uncharacterized protein LOC114254287: MAQILETAKRLQKIAPQHGRASPVMSVTGSLVNDRDKDSVSIASVRSGSRHVTPSLLTARAPTGRTKFVRYNFCHNFFLFSYNYDYLLLNCRITYMVRIEMTNIEIRELQMELEKLEQSSKKKKIYLRARMEENHINIRETCKTREEFEQNVVQKGADSITGKIPAEKFIRCYH, encoded by the coding sequence ATGgcacaaattttagaaaccGCTAAGCGCCTACAGAAAATCGCGCCTCAACACGGTCGCGCGTCACCCGTTATGAGCGTAACCGGAAGTCTTGTGAATGATCGCGACAAAGATTCAGTGAGCATTGCAAGCGTGCGATCCGGAAGTCGACACGTCACGCCAAGTCTTTTAACAGCCAGGGCACCAACGGGAAGAACAAAGTTCGTCCGCTATAATTTCtgtcacaatttttttctttttagttaCAATTACGATTATCTCTTGTTGAATTGTAGAATCACGTATATGGTTCGTATCGAGATGACAAATATCGAGATTCGGGAATTACAGATGGAACTGGAAAAACTTGAACAGTcgtcgaaaaagaaaaagatatatctGCGAGCGCGAATGGAAGAAAATCACATTAACATTCGTGAAACTTGTAAAACTAGGGAGGAATTTGAGCAGAATGTTGTACAGAAAGGCGCAGATAGCATTACAGGGAAGATACCAGCTGAGAAGTTTATCAGGTGTTATCATTAA
- the LOC105838651 gene encoding glutamate decarboxylase isoform X2 has translation MNFARTHSPTRLMSSENTYSLSKEHCNLKYSDILPHNAEGYPATREFLMKVVDILLDFVKSTNDRNAKILDFHHPAEMMRLLDLEVPDTGLTLQQLLLDCSTTLKYQVKTGHPRFFNQLSCGLDLMSMAGEWLTATANTNMFTYEIAPVFILMEHVVLQKMRELIGWNCGDSILAPGGSISNLYAFLAARHKMFPYYKEKGLSAIGGQLVMFTSDQCHYSVKSCASVCGLGTDNCVMVPSDERGRIIPTKLEELILERKAKGHIPFFVNATAGTTVIGAFDPIPEIADICQKYKLWLHVDAAWGGGLLLSRKYRHPRLTGIERADSVTWNPHKLMGALLQCSTIHFKEDGLLISCNQMSAEYLFMQDKLYDVRFDTGDKVIQCGRHNDIFKLWLQWRAKGTEGFEKHMDRLMELTEYMVRRIKQMPDKYYLILEPELVNVSFWYLPTRVRNMPHTAERIKILGEICPILKGRMMQAGTLMVGYQPDDRRPNFFRNIISSAAVTEADIDFLLAEMDRLGHDL, from the exons ATATTCTGCCGCACAATGCAGAAGGTTATCCGGCGACTAGAGAGTTCTTGATGAAGGTGGTGGACATTTTGCTAGACTTCGTCAAATCAACGAACGATAGAAATGCGAAGATTCTCGATTTCCATCATCCTGCCGAAATGATGCGTCTGCTCGATCTAGAAGTTCCTGATACCGGATTGACCCTTCAACAGCTTCTACTGGATTGTTCCACAACTTTGAAGTATCAAGTAAAGACTg GACATCCACGTTTCTTCAACCAGCTATCATGCGGTCTCGATTTAATGTCAATGGCTGGCGAGTGGCTAACTGCGACAGCAAACACGAATATGTTTACCTACGAGATCGCGCCCGTATTCATTCTAATGGAGCATGTTGTGCTGCAAAAGATGCGCGAGCTTATAGGCTGGAACTGCGGTGACTCCATTCTCGCACCAGGAGGATCTATTAGCAATCTTTACGCCTTTCTCGCGGCCAGGCACAAGATGTTCCCGTACTATAAAGAAAAAGGACTCTCTGCTATCGGAGGACAGCTGGTTATGTTTACGTCCGATCAG TGCCATTATTCTGTGAAATCATGCGCGTCCGTTTGCGGCCTCGGTACGGATAATTGCGTGATGGTGCCTAGCGACGAGCGTGGTCGCATTATTCCAACGAAACTGGAGGAATTGATCCTGGAGCGCAAGGCCAAAGGTCACATACCGTTCTTCGTAAATGCCACTGCGGGAACAACGGTTATTGGTGCATTTGATCCGATTCCGGAAATTGCTGATATCTGTCAAAAGTACAAATTATGGTTGCATGTCGAC GCGGCTTGGGGTGGTGGACTGCTTCTGTCGAGAAAGTACAGGCATCCGAGACTGACCGGTATCGAACG agcTGATTCAGTAACATGGAATCCGCATAAACTTATGGGAGCCTTGCTACAGTGTTCTACTATTCACTTTAAGGAAGAc GGGCTACTGATCAGCTGTAACCAAATGTCCGCGGAATACCTGTTTATGCAGGACAAGCTATACGACGTGAGGTTCGACACTGGCGATAAGGTCATTCAATGTGGGCGTCACAATGACATTTTCAAGCTTTGGCTGCAATGGCGCGCCAAG GGAACAGAGGGTTTCGAGAAGCATATGGATCGATTGATGGAATTAACGGAGTATATGGTTAGGAGAATTAAACAAATGCCCGACAAGTATTATCTGATCCTCGAGCCTGAGTTGGTGAACGTCAGCTTTTGGTATCTGCCCACGCGTGTGCGGAACATGCCGCACACCGCGGagagaataaaaatcttaGGCGAG ATATGTCCGATTTTAAAAGGTCGCATGATGCAAGCTGGCACGCTGATGGTTGGTTACCAGCCGGACGACCGACGGCCCAACTTCTTCAGGAATATAATTTCCAGTGCCGCCGTAACGGAGGCCGACATCGATTTTCTCCTGGCGGAGATGGATCGACTGGGCCATGACTTGTAA
- the LOC105838646 gene encoding fas apoptotic inhibitory molecule 1, which produces MAGVLLRSLHNLETSANEPTAKWTVPLSDGNHVVEFEHGTATGRRVVKINGNTIVHRDWMFRLVGDEVFMFNNTKFVIRVDPMPGLKYSYSLWVNGKSYKQFIQSQSKILETWLAKVGNEEYRVVLDKHAHSVWVNGKEVEVENEFMDGGAEILFSVGDLPAAIRSYSSEQKEIGIAYILYINDTEIQQEALLEES; this is translated from the exons ATGGCAGGCGTTCTACTTCG aAGCCTTCACAATTTGGAAACTTCAGCGAACGAACCTACCGCCAAATGGACCGTTCCTTTAAGCGACGGGAATCATGTGGTCGAGTTTGAACATGGAACAGCAACAGGCCGACGTGTGGTAAAAATCAATGGCAACACAATAGTTCATAGAGATTGGATGTTTCGTCTGGTCGGTGATGAAGTTTTTATGTTCAATAACACCAAGTTTGTAATCAGAGTCGATCCAATGCCAG GTCTGAAATATTCTTATTCATTGTGGGTGAATGGCAAGAGTTACAAACAATTTATACAGTCGCAATCAAAAATACTAGAGACTTGGTTGGCCAAAGTTGGAAACGAAGAATATAGAGTTGTACTAG ATAAACACGCTCACAGCGTTTGGGTAAATGGAAAAGAAGTGGAAGTTgag aaCGAATTCATGGACGGCGGTGCAGAAATTCTCTTCTCCGTTGGCGATTTACCGGCCGCTATCAGATCTTACAGTTCGGAACAAAAAGAGATCGGCATagcatacattttatatatcaatgaCACTGAAATACAGCAAGAAGCTTTATTGGAAGAATCCTAA
- the LOC105838649 gene encoding coiled-coil domain-containing protein 113 gives MTTIKCQIRRVQLQLKQRKELGEALRAIDFEQLNIENQVCIQKIDEKNRYLLDMKKIAGRYNIALTKHKKKVDGLTLTMNEVRDKVVSKKQEILTLHSEQITAKNEIEKKEKQLKSMIELINTFEKLLENESKYPTTIILTIQIT, from the exons ATGACCACCATAAAGTGCCAGATAAGAAGAGTTCAGTTGCAGCTGAAGCAGAGAAAAGAACTGGGCGAGGCTTTACGCGCCATAGACTTCGAACAATTGAACATAGAAAATCAAGTTTGCATACAAAAAAtcgatgaaaaaaatcgatatctGCTCGACATGAAGAAAATCGCGG GTCGCTATAACATTGCATTGAccaaacacaaaaaaaaagtagatgGCTTGACGTTAACTATGAATGAAGTAAGAGATAAAGTTGTTTCCAAAAAACAGGAAATTCTGACATTGCATTCCGAACAAATTACtgcaaaaaatgaaatagagaagaaagaaaaacagcTTAAATCGATGATAGAGTTAATAAATACCTTTGag aaacttttagaaaatgagTCGAAATATCCAACCACTATTATATTGACAATCCAAATTACATAG
- the LOC105838651 gene encoding glutamate decarboxylase isoform X1: MDNVQMIGTKITAIKEYLYNFARTHSPTRLMSSENTYSLSKEHCNLKYSDILPHNAEGYPATREFLMKVVDILLDFVKSTNDRNAKILDFHHPAEMMRLLDLEVPDTGLTLQQLLLDCSTTLKYQVKTGHPRFFNQLSCGLDLMSMAGEWLTATANTNMFTYEIAPVFILMEHVVLQKMRELIGWNCGDSILAPGGSISNLYAFLAARHKMFPYYKEKGLSAIGGQLVMFTSDQCHYSVKSCASVCGLGTDNCVMVPSDERGRIIPTKLEELILERKAKGHIPFFVNATAGTTVIGAFDPIPEIADICQKYKLWLHVDAAWGGGLLLSRKYRHPRLTGIERADSVTWNPHKLMGALLQCSTIHFKEDGLLISCNQMSAEYLFMQDKLYDVRFDTGDKVIQCGRHNDIFKLWLQWRAKGTEGFEKHMDRLMELTEYMVRRIKQMPDKYYLILEPELVNVSFWYLPTRVRNMPHTAERIKILGEICPILKGRMMQAGTLMVGYQPDDRRPNFFRNIISSAAVTEADIDFLLAEMDRLGHDL; the protein is encoded by the exons ATATTCTGCCGCACAATGCAGAAGGTTATCCGGCGACTAGAGAGTTCTTGATGAAGGTGGTGGACATTTTGCTAGACTTCGTCAAATCAACGAACGATAGAAATGCGAAGATTCTCGATTTCCATCATCCTGCCGAAATGATGCGTCTGCTCGATCTAGAAGTTCCTGATACCGGATTGACCCTTCAACAGCTTCTACTGGATTGTTCCACAACTTTGAAGTATCAAGTAAAGACTg GACATCCACGTTTCTTCAACCAGCTATCATGCGGTCTCGATTTAATGTCAATGGCTGGCGAGTGGCTAACTGCGACAGCAAACACGAATATGTTTACCTACGAGATCGCGCCCGTATTCATTCTAATGGAGCATGTTGTGCTGCAAAAGATGCGCGAGCTTATAGGCTGGAACTGCGGTGACTCCATTCTCGCACCAGGAGGATCTATTAGCAATCTTTACGCCTTTCTCGCGGCCAGGCACAAGATGTTCCCGTACTATAAAGAAAAAGGACTCTCTGCTATCGGAGGACAGCTGGTTATGTTTACGTCCGATCAG TGCCATTATTCTGTGAAATCATGCGCGTCCGTTTGCGGCCTCGGTACGGATAATTGCGTGATGGTGCCTAGCGACGAGCGTGGTCGCATTATTCCAACGAAACTGGAGGAATTGATCCTGGAGCGCAAGGCCAAAGGTCACATACCGTTCTTCGTAAATGCCACTGCGGGAACAACGGTTATTGGTGCATTTGATCCGATTCCGGAAATTGCTGATATCTGTCAAAAGTACAAATTATGGTTGCATGTCGAC GCGGCTTGGGGTGGTGGACTGCTTCTGTCGAGAAAGTACAGGCATCCGAGACTGACCGGTATCGAACG agcTGATTCAGTAACATGGAATCCGCATAAACTTATGGGAGCCTTGCTACAGTGTTCTACTATTCACTTTAAGGAAGAc GGGCTACTGATCAGCTGTAACCAAATGTCCGCGGAATACCTGTTTATGCAGGACAAGCTATACGACGTGAGGTTCGACACTGGCGATAAGGTCATTCAATGTGGGCGTCACAATGACATTTTCAAGCTTTGGCTGCAATGGCGCGCCAAG GGAACAGAGGGTTTCGAGAAGCATATGGATCGATTGATGGAATTAACGGAGTATATGGTTAGGAGAATTAAACAAATGCCCGACAAGTATTATCTGATCCTCGAGCCTGAGTTGGTGAACGTCAGCTTTTGGTATCTGCCCACGCGTGTGCGGAACATGCCGCACACCGCGGagagaataaaaatcttaGGCGAG ATATGTCCGATTTTAAAAGGTCGCATGATGCAAGCTGGCACGCTGATGGTTGGTTACCAGCCGGACGACCGACGGCCCAACTTCTTCAGGAATATAATTTCCAGTGCCGCCGTAACGGAGGCCGACATCGATTTTCTCCTGGCGGAGATGGATCGACTGGGCCATGACTTGTAA
- the LOC105838651 gene encoding glutamate decarboxylase isoform X3: MSSENTYSLSKEHCNLKYSDILPHNAEGYPATREFLMKVVDILLDFVKSTNDRNAKILDFHHPAEMMRLLDLEVPDTGLTLQQLLLDCSTTLKYQVKTGHPRFFNQLSCGLDLMSMAGEWLTATANTNMFTYEIAPVFILMEHVVLQKMRELIGWNCGDSILAPGGSISNLYAFLAARHKMFPYYKEKGLSAIGGQLVMFTSDQCHYSVKSCASVCGLGTDNCVMVPSDERGRIIPTKLEELILERKAKGHIPFFVNATAGTTVIGAFDPIPEIADICQKYKLWLHVDAAWGGGLLLSRKYRHPRLTGIERADSVTWNPHKLMGALLQCSTIHFKEDGLLISCNQMSAEYLFMQDKLYDVRFDTGDKVIQCGRHNDIFKLWLQWRAKGTEGFEKHMDRLMELTEYMVRRIKQMPDKYYLILEPELVNVSFWYLPTRVRNMPHTAERIKILGEICPILKGRMMQAGTLMVGYQPDDRRPNFFRNIISSAAVTEADIDFLLAEMDRLGHDL, encoded by the exons ATATTCTGCCGCACAATGCAGAAGGTTATCCGGCGACTAGAGAGTTCTTGATGAAGGTGGTGGACATTTTGCTAGACTTCGTCAAATCAACGAACGATAGAAATGCGAAGATTCTCGATTTCCATCATCCTGCCGAAATGATGCGTCTGCTCGATCTAGAAGTTCCTGATACCGGATTGACCCTTCAACAGCTTCTACTGGATTGTTCCACAACTTTGAAGTATCAAGTAAAGACTg GACATCCACGTTTCTTCAACCAGCTATCATGCGGTCTCGATTTAATGTCAATGGCTGGCGAGTGGCTAACTGCGACAGCAAACACGAATATGTTTACCTACGAGATCGCGCCCGTATTCATTCTAATGGAGCATGTTGTGCTGCAAAAGATGCGCGAGCTTATAGGCTGGAACTGCGGTGACTCCATTCTCGCACCAGGAGGATCTATTAGCAATCTTTACGCCTTTCTCGCGGCCAGGCACAAGATGTTCCCGTACTATAAAGAAAAAGGACTCTCTGCTATCGGAGGACAGCTGGTTATGTTTACGTCCGATCAG TGCCATTATTCTGTGAAATCATGCGCGTCCGTTTGCGGCCTCGGTACGGATAATTGCGTGATGGTGCCTAGCGACGAGCGTGGTCGCATTATTCCAACGAAACTGGAGGAATTGATCCTGGAGCGCAAGGCCAAAGGTCACATACCGTTCTTCGTAAATGCCACTGCGGGAACAACGGTTATTGGTGCATTTGATCCGATTCCGGAAATTGCTGATATCTGTCAAAAGTACAAATTATGGTTGCATGTCGAC GCGGCTTGGGGTGGTGGACTGCTTCTGTCGAGAAAGTACAGGCATCCGAGACTGACCGGTATCGAACG agcTGATTCAGTAACATGGAATCCGCATAAACTTATGGGAGCCTTGCTACAGTGTTCTACTATTCACTTTAAGGAAGAc GGGCTACTGATCAGCTGTAACCAAATGTCCGCGGAATACCTGTTTATGCAGGACAAGCTATACGACGTGAGGTTCGACACTGGCGATAAGGTCATTCAATGTGGGCGTCACAATGACATTTTCAAGCTTTGGCTGCAATGGCGCGCCAAG GGAACAGAGGGTTTCGAGAAGCATATGGATCGATTGATGGAATTAACGGAGTATATGGTTAGGAGAATTAAACAAATGCCCGACAAGTATTATCTGATCCTCGAGCCTGAGTTGGTGAACGTCAGCTTTTGGTATCTGCCCACGCGTGTGCGGAACATGCCGCACACCGCGGagagaataaaaatcttaGGCGAG ATATGTCCGATTTTAAAAGGTCGCATGATGCAAGCTGGCACGCTGATGGTTGGTTACCAGCCGGACGACCGACGGCCCAACTTCTTCAGGAATATAATTTCCAGTGCCGCCGTAACGGAGGCCGACATCGATTTTCTCCTGGCGGAGATGGATCGACTGGGCCATGACTTGTAA